The genomic interval CCCGGCCGAGAACCAGGAGGCGTTCCGCCTGGTACGCCAGCACACCACCACGCCGCTTGCGGTTGGCGAGATCTTCAACACGATCTGGGACTGCAAGGACCTGATCGAGAACCAGCTGATCGACTATATCCGCTGCACCGTGGTGGGCGCGGGCGGCATCACCCATTTGCGGCGCATCGCCGACCTGGCCAGCCTGTACCAGGTCCGCACCGGTTGCCACGGCGCGACCGATCTTTCGCCGGTGACGATGGGCTGCGCGCTGCATTTCGACACCTGGGTGCCCAATTTCGGCATTCAGGAATACATGCGCCATACCGACGAGACGGACGAGGTCTTCCCCCACGACTACAGCTTCGCCGACGGGCACCTGCATTGCGGCGAAACACCGGGCCACGGCGTCGACATCGACGAGGATCTGGCCGGGAAATATCCGTACAAACCCGCCTATCTGCCGGTCGCGCGGCTTGAAGACGGCAGCATGTGGAACTGGTGATCCCAGCGCCTTAGCGGAAGCGCCGGGGTTCGTCCCCGGCGCTATCCTGCCTGTCTCGCCCGCCGGATCGTCGCGGCCCCGGTGGCGGCGGCAAGCAGGCCGTCGGCGGGATCGTCGACCTCGACATAACCGATCGCATCGGTCAGCCCGTCGAGCCGGGGCATCAGCGCCGCATAATCGAGATCGCCTTCCCCCGGCGCGACAAAGCGCTGGCAGCCCGGCGGCGAACAGCTGCGGTCAAGGTCCTTCAGATGCAGCGCCAGCACTCGCGGCCCAAGCCCTTCGACCAGCGCGAGCGGATCCACGCCCGCCGCGGCGGCCCAGCCCAGGTCGATCTCGAAATCGACCTCGCCCGGCGCGAAGCGCTGAGCGATCAGTTCCAGCGGTGTCAACCCGTCCAGCGGGACGTGATCCCAGTCATGGTTGTGATAGACCAGCCGCAGCCCCTCGTCCCGCGCTGCGCTGGCCATCTGACCCAGCCGCAGCATCCAGCGTTCGAAGTCCGCGCGCGTCGTCCTGCCGGGTACGGTGCCGGTAAAGAACACATCCGCCGCCGATTGCGCGGCGATGCCGGCCCCCAGCCGTGCCGCAAGCTGCATCTGGCGCGGATAATCAGGCGTATGGGCAAGCCGCACGGTGCCGACCGTCAGCCCCGCGCGGCGGCAGGATGCTGCCACCTCGACCGGATCGCGCGGGGCCCCGTGACGCGGCGACTGCGGCCCCAGCGGGAAGCCGAAATGGGTGTAGCCCAGCGCCTTCGCCCGGCGCAGCGTCCCCTCGTAATCGTCTTTCAGCGCCTGCGCGACCGTCAGCTGCGCAAGGCCCAGCGGTCGTCCGGCGCGCGGAGGATTGGCCATCGGAGCGGCGCAGGCCCCAAGCCCCACGGCGCCGACACCGGCCAACAGCTGCCGCCGCCTCATTCGGCGGGAACGACCTCGACCGACGACACGATCGCCTCTCCGGCGACGGGGCTGAATTCCAGTTCCAGCATGTCGCCGGGCACTTCAACGTCGAAGCTTTCGCTCACGGCGCTCAGCGTCCCACCGGCGCGGGCGGCAACGTCATAGGACGACAGGACGGTGCGGCCATTGGCGGCAACGTCGAACAGCCGCGCGCCTGAAGGCTGGTCGGGCTCGACGAAGGTCAGCGTCACGCGGTAACGCCCACTGGCGGCGGGAATACGATAGCTGAAATCGCCCTGCCGGAAGCTGGCGACGACACCGCGCCGGTCGGTGTCCGCGATCTCGGCAGGTATGGGATCGCGGCCCCAGCCACCGGGCTGATCGGTGCTGCCCGCCGTCCCGCCGACGAAGAAATCGTCGGAACCGAACTGCACCGGCGCCTCTGCGGCGAGCACGGTTCCGCTATCGATGCGGAACGTGTCGGCCTGCCCCTCGTCCAGCCGCCATTCGATCGCGTCCTCGACTGTTTCCCCGGCGAAACGCCCGCGCGCCACGATCTCGTTCTTGCCCTCGGCCAGTTCGACATCGCTCCACACGCAGACGTTCAGGTCGCAATCGTCCATGGTATCCAGCGCCATTCCGTTGACGATCAGCGTGGTGGATGGCGCGTTCGAGTTCACCCTTACGTCGGTGACGGGATAGGCCCGGTCCACATAACGCCGCCCCTGGATATGCACCGTCGGGCGGTCGGACCAGTTCGCGCGATAGAAGTAAAAGGCGTCCTTGCGGATCTCGCGGTCATAGGTGACCAGGCCCTTGGTGTTGATGTCCTGCGCATCGCCCTCGGCCCGGACGGTGGTGCCGAAATCGAAGGCGTTCCACGGCCAGATGCCCCACAGATAGTCGCGGCCTGCCAGCTCGCGCCAGTTCTCCTCGTGGAACCAGGTCTGGTATTCTTCGGGCTGGGTGCGCCCCGCCTTTTCGACCGGGCCGCCTAGCGGATTGTCGGTGTGCATGTTGGCCGAACCGCCCGCCCCGAACTCGCTGACCGACAGCGGCTTGTCGGGATGCTTGGCACGCAGCGCGTCGAGATGGTCGCCAAGCTGGTCCGGCTCGCCGTAATACCAGCCGAAATAGCGGTTCACGCCGACCGCATCGACCGCGTTGGCGACGATCGGAACCTCCTCCATGCCGCGCTCCTCGCAGCAATTGGCAATGACGACCGCGCGGGTCGGGTCCAGTTCGCGCGACAGCGCGGCCAGATTGTTCAGCAGCGGCATGGGATCGGCGATTACTTCCGGCGGGCGGCCAAGGAAGTCGGGTCGACCGGGCCCGAAATCGACTTCATTGGCAATGCCCCAGACCGCAACCGAGGCGTGGTTGTAGTTCTGGTGGACAAGGTCGCGCAATTGCTGGCGCGCATTCTCGACGATGCCGGCGGGTGCGTCGACCTGGTCGCGGGCATTGGTCCAGGCGGTCACCAGCCCGATCTCGTCCCAGAGCACAATGCCATAGCGGTCGGCCAATTCGTGCACCGGCGATCCGTGCTGGTAATGCGAAAGCCGGATCGAATTGGCCCCCATGTCGAGCAGGATCCTAAGCGATTCGTCGATCTCCTCGCGCGAGACTGCCCAGTCGGAGGCTTCGGTATCCTGGTGAAAGCCCGCACCGCGCAGCTGGTAAGGCCTGCCGTTCAGCAGGAAACCGCGCTCCGGGTCGAGCTTCATCTCGCGAATGCCGAAGTCCTGGTCGATGCTGTCGATAACCGTGCCGTCGCTTCCCTGAAGTTCGAAGCGCAGCGTGTGCAGATAGGGGTCGGCAACACCGTTCCACAGATGCGGGGAAGCGACGTCGAACTCGCCTTCCAGTTCGGCCGTCTCGCCCGCCGGCACGCTGGTGTCCTGCTGCCATGAGCCCACGACCCTGCCCGCATCGTCCAGCAGGCTGGCAACCACGGTGACCGGCGCGGCGGAGTCGGTGGAATTACTGATGCGCCCGCTTACCGAGATCGTTGCGCGGTCGCCCGACAGGCTGGTCGTGGCGGCATAGACTCCGGAGCCACCGTGATCGAGCATGTCGAAATGGACCGGCTGCGTCACGACCAGGCGCGCGGGGCGATAGATCCCGCCGCGC from Croceicoccus marinus carries:
- a CDS encoding glycoside hydrolase family 2 TIM barrel-domain containing protein, translating into MVRKLARFALAGASAAALAVSSLASAQTGNAMAGPESGAQDASSQRQTIALTEGWQFNLIGPYDDQGNLAALQPDNWEAVSIPHTWNRVGYYRSDPETHVNTPDNVDKTQGVGYYYARFAAPQLVGGERLFLEFDAVSRTAELWLNDTRIGENRNPFGRFRIDVTDQIRSGQANDLYVKVDNTQPALGNSTADVLPMTGDFFVRGGIYRPARLVVTQPVHFDMLDHGGSGVYAATTSLSGDRATISVSGRISNSTDSAAPVTVVASLLDDAGRVVGSWQQDTSVPAGETAELEGEFDVASPHLWNGVADPYLHTLRFELQGSDGTVIDSIDQDFGIREMKLDPERGFLLNGRPYQLRGAGFHQDTEASDWAVSREEIDESLRILLDMGANSIRLSHYQHGSPVHELADRYGIVLWDEIGLVTAWTNARDQVDAPAGIVENARQQLRDLVHQNYNHASVAVWGIANEVDFGPGRPDFLGRPPEVIADPMPLLNNLAALSRELDPTRAVVIANCCEERGMEEVPIVANAVDAVGVNRYFGWYYGEPDQLGDHLDALRAKHPDKPLSVSEFGAGGSANMHTDNPLGGPVEKAGRTQPEEYQTWFHEENWRELAGRDYLWGIWPWNAFDFGTTVRAEGDAQDINTKGLVTYDREIRKDAFYFYRANWSDRPTVHIQGRRYVDRAYPVTDVRVNSNAPSTTLIVNGMALDTMDDCDLNVCVWSDVELAEGKNEIVARGRFAGETVEDAIEWRLDEGQADTFRIDSGTVLAAEAPVQFGSDDFFVGGTAGSTDQPGGWGRDPIPAEIADTDRRGVVASFRQGDFSYRIPAASGRYRVTLTFVEPDQPSGARLFDVAANGRTVLSSYDVAARAGGTLSAVSESFDVEVPGDMLELEFSPVAGEAIVSSVEVVPAE
- a CDS encoding sugar phosphate isomerase/epimerase family protein, with product MAGVGAVGLGACAAPMANPPRAGRPLGLAQLTVAQALKDDYEGTLRRAKALGYTHFGFPLGPQSPRHGAPRDPVEVAASCRRAGLTVGTVRLAHTPDYPRQMQLAARLGAGIAAQSAADVFFTGTVPGRTTRADFERWMLRLGQMASAARDEGLRLVYHNHDWDHVPLDGLTPLELIAQRFAPGEVDFEIDLGWAAAAGVDPLALVEGLGPRVLALHLKDLDRSCSPPGCQRFVAPGEGDLDYAALMPRLDGLTDAIGYVEVDDPADGLLAAATGAATIRRARQAG